In uncultured Desulfobacter sp., one DNA window encodes the following:
- a CDS encoding sulfotransferase, translating into MISNNFILNGFDRCGSSAISRILATHPQIELIFHPFNSGSIRRKMNQITTVASASKEDHHFFSELESGRFERDYIESPWFEKYSSVLEFVPGKIHLMKTTINHLSIRWIQKEFPAIEFWGIWRDPMDILASLIRNDFYDKWFQDALPQLMPTISENSRDFPEAYENVPTLLSGDVRIMAFIIAIRSYFFFRHLHADKLINYELFKSDPITELNKITRYFGLSEHQFNVNFKEDLNAIGKRFKNGNNYRHLIPKSDFGFIRELFMPLYDLMGSRFGKGAWQNEITNMDKATVSYD; encoded by the coding sequence GTGATATCAAATAATTTTATACTAAACGGCTTTGACAGATGCGGCTCATCCGCCATTTCAAGAATCCTTGCAACACACCCGCAAATTGAGTTGATATTCCATCCGTTCAACAGCGGCAGCATTCGACGTAAAATGAACCAGATAACGACCGTTGCTTCTGCCTCTAAAGAGGATCATCATTTTTTTTCCGAACTTGAATCAGGACGGTTCGAAAGAGATTATATTGAATCTCCCTGGTTTGAGAAATACTCAAGCGTACTTGAGTTTGTTCCCGGAAAAATCCACTTGATGAAGACCACCATAAACCATCTGAGTATACGCTGGATCCAGAAAGAGTTTCCTGCGATTGAGTTCTGGGGGATCTGGCGTGACCCTATGGATATTCTTGCCTCATTAATCCGCAATGATTTTTACGACAAATGGTTCCAGGATGCGTTGCCTCAGTTGATGCCAACCATTTCTGAGAACAGCAGGGATTTTCCGGAAGCTTATGAAAACGTACCAACCCTCCTGAGCGGCGATGTCCGAATCATGGCTTTCATCATAGCAATTAGAAGTTATTTTTTCTTCCGGCACCTTCACGCGGACAAATTGATCAATTATGAATTATTTAAATCCGATCCTATAACGGAGCTAAACAAAATAACAAGATATTTTGGTCTATCCGAACATCAATTTAATGTAAATTTCAAAGAAGATCTTAATGCAATAGGGAAACGATTTAAAAACGGCAATAATTATAGGCATCTCATCCCGAAATCTGATTTTGGTTTCATAAGGGAACTTTTTATGCCGTTGTATGATTTGATGGGTAGCCGATTTGGAAAAGGTGCCTGGCAGAACGAAATAACGAATATGGATAAAGCAACGGTGTCCTATGATTGA
- a CDS encoding glycosyltransferase has product MDSIGVVVPTYNCGEYISECLESLLKQSYPPHQIVVCDDFSQDCTREVVLEYKRKYPKIIETVFNDKNYGIPQNFNGGLKRIRTKYVSIVAGDDFWHPDKLKLELKNIKKNPECRWAYSDSVLVDKDSNFLKPFRREHDGAQGDILFEVLTHKMTLRNWLIEKQLLDSIGLFDENLFIFEDWDFKIRLAAASHVKHVKHDSVFYRQHGEGISHSNGKIYYENLFNVFLKNRHLIDALPQKKKQVVIKNQRDNIALHINRYMKENCRFSIYKRLKFFMIKAVLNYQIR; this is encoded by the coding sequence ATGGATAGCATAGGTGTTGTTGTTCCAACTTATAACTGCGGGGAATATATATCCGAATGTCTCGAATCATTGTTGAAGCAAAGCTATCCACCTCATCAGATAGTAGTTTGTGACGATTTTTCACAAGACTGTACAAGGGAAGTCGTATTGGAATATAAAAGAAAATATCCAAAGATTATTGAAACGGTTTTTAATGATAAAAATTACGGAATCCCCCAAAATTTCAATGGTGGACTAAAGAGAATTCGTACTAAATATGTTTCAATCGTTGCGGGGGACGATTTCTGGCACCCAGATAAACTAAAGCTTGAATTGAAAAATATAAAAAAAAACCCTGAATGCCGATGGGCTTATTCAGACTCTGTTTTGGTCGATAAGGACAGTAATTTTCTAAAGCCATTCAGAAGGGAGCATGACGGTGCGCAGGGAGACATTCTGTTTGAAGTTTTGACTCATAAAATGACATTGCGCAATTGGCTAATTGAAAAGCAATTGCTTGATTCGATAGGACTATTTGATGAAAATTTGTTTATATTTGAAGATTGGGATTTCAAAATTCGTCTTGCTGCAGCATCTCATGTGAAACATGTCAAGCATGATTCAGTTTTTTACAGACAGCATGGAGAGGGGATTTCACATTCAAATGGTAAGATTTATTATGAAAATTTATTTAACGTTTTTTTGAAAAACCGACACTTAATTGATGCTTTGCCGCAAAAGAAAAAACAGGTTGTTATTAAAAATCAAAGAGACAATATCGCACTTCATATAAATAGATACATGAAGGAAAATTGTCGATTTTCAATATATAAAAGGTTAAAATTTTTCATGATTAAAGCTGTTTTAAACTACCAAATACGTTAA
- a CDS encoding DegT/DnrJ/EryC1/StrS family aminotransferase, giving the protein MIDFFDFKAVHGDVANELKEAAARVIDSGIYILGRELESFEDNFAKYCGTKYCIGVSNGLDALSLILRGFGIGSGDEVIVPAHTFIATWLAVSHTGANPVPVEPDIRTYNIDPALIEREITPKTKAIIAVHLYGLCADMAEIKKIADKHNLKLIEDAAQAHGAIYKGNKAGNLGDAAGFSFYPTKNLGCLGDGGAVTTNDSELNKKIRILRNYGSEKKYYNSVQGFNNRLDEMQAAFLNVKLKFLDLWNNDRKKIAEVYKTALKEDAGIVIPYKDNTNDNACVYHQFVIRCKNGYRDLLIENLNKNEIGVMVHYPVPPHKSKVYSDLCKTFDLPVTEKLSKSILSLPVYPGMKNFITNLTAKTINEFVKK; this is encoded by the coding sequence ATGATTGATTTTTTTGATTTTAAGGCTGTTCATGGAGATGTGGCCAACGAATTGAAAGAGGCTGCGGCAAGGGTTATTGACAGCGGAATCTATATACTTGGCCGGGAGCTGGAAAGCTTTGAGGACAATTTTGCCAAATACTGCGGCACCAAGTACTGTATCGGCGTCAGCAACGGCCTTGACGCTTTGAGCTTAATCCTTCGTGGATTCGGTATCGGTTCCGGCGATGAAGTGATTGTTCCGGCGCATACCTTCATTGCCACCTGGCTTGCGGTTTCTCACACCGGGGCGAATCCTGTTCCCGTAGAACCAGATATCCGGACCTACAACATTGACCCGGCACTGATTGAAAGGGAAATTACACCTAAGACAAAAGCGATTATTGCCGTCCACTTATATGGGTTGTGTGCAGATATGGCAGAAATAAAAAAAATCGCTGACAAGCATAACCTGAAACTGATAGAAGATGCGGCCCAAGCCCATGGTGCAATATATAAAGGGAACAAAGCCGGGAACCTTGGAGACGCGGCAGGTTTTAGCTTTTACCCCACTAAAAACCTTGGATGTCTGGGTGACGGAGGAGCAGTTACAACCAATGATTCTGAACTTAATAAAAAAATTAGGATACTCCGTAATTACGGATCGGAGAAAAAGTATTATAACTCTGTTCAGGGATTTAATAATAGACTTGATGAAATGCAGGCTGCCTTTTTAAACGTAAAATTAAAATTCCTTGATCTATGGAACAACGATCGAAAGAAGATAGCGGAAGTGTACAAAACGGCTTTGAAGGAGGATGCTGGTATTGTAATCCCTTATAAAGATAATACTAATGATAATGCATGCGTATACCATCAATTTGTTATAAGATGTAAAAATGGATACCGAGACTTGTTAATTGAAAATTTGAATAAAAACGAAATCGGGGTAATGGTTCATTACCCGGTCCCACCCCACAAATCAAAGGTTTATTCAGACCTTTGTAAGACTTTTGACCTGCCAGTAACGGAGAAATTATCAAAATCAATACTTAGTCTTCCCGTTTACCCTGGAATGAAAAATTTTATTACTAATTTAACAGCAAAAACGATCAATGAATTCGTCAAGAAATAA